The Rhinopithecus roxellana isolate Shanxi Qingling chromosome 13, ASM756505v1, whole genome shotgun sequence genome contains a region encoding:
- the LOC115892713 gene encoding LOW QUALITY PROTEIN: putative male-specific lethal-3 protein-like 2 (The sequence of the model RefSeq protein was modified relative to this genomic sequence to represent the inferred CDS: inserted 2 bases in 1 codon; substituted 1 base at 1 genomic stop codon), protein MEERTVTLEIPEVLKRQLEDDCYSINRRKRLVKLPCHTNILTILESYVRHFAISAAFSANERPRHHHAMPHANMNXYIPAEKNVDLCKEMVDGLRITFDYTLPLVLLYPYEQAQYKKVTASKVLLAIKESATNTSRSQEKLSPSPRLLNPSRPQSTESPSTTGEPATPKRRKAEPEAVQSLRRSSPHTANCDRLSRSSTSPQPKRWQQDLSTSMPKLFLHLEKKTPVHSRSSSPIPLTPNQSQGIEGSAAFAGFEGRRTNEINEVLSWKLVPDNYPPGDQAPPPSYIYRAQHLLXLFVKLPEILGKMSFTEKNLKALLKHFDLFVRFLAEYHDDFFPESAYVAASEVHYSTRNSLPGSL, encoded by the exons ATGGAGGAAAGAACAGTAACTCTAGAAATCCCTGAAGTTTTGAAGAGGCAGCTGGAGGATGATTGTTACTCCATTAATCGGAGGAAACGGTTAGTGAAACTTCCATGCCACACCAACATCCTAACGATTTTGGAATCCTATGTGAGGCATTTTGCTATCAGTGCAGCCTTTTCAGCCAATGAGAGGCCTCGTCACCATCATGCTATGCCACATGCCAACATGAA TTATATCCCAGCAGAAAAGAATGTTGACCTTTGTAAGGAGATGGTGGATGGATTAAGAATAACTTTTGATTACACTCTCCCGTTGGTTTTACTCTATCCCTATGAACAAGCTCAGTATAAAAAGGTGACTGCATCTAAGGTTTTACTTGCAATTAAGGAAAGTGCCACAAATACTAGTAGGAGCCAGGAGAAGCTCTCTCCCAGCCCACGTTTGTTGAATCCATCCAGGCCGCAGTCTACAGAGAGTCCGTCGACCACTGGTGAACCAGCCACCCCCAAAAGGCGCAAAGCCGAGCCGGAAGCAGTGCAGTCTCTGAGGCGGTCCTCGCCCCACACTGCCAACTGTGACAGGCTTTCTAGGAGCAGCACCTCACCTCAGCCCAAGCGCTGGCAGCAGGACTTGTCCACCAGCATGCCCAAGCTGTTCCTGCACCTGGAAAAGAAGACACCTGTGCATAGCAGATCATCTTCACCTATTCCTCTGACTCCTAACCAGAGTCAGGGAATAGAAGGGAGTGCTGCGTTTGCTGGCTTTGAAGGGAGAAGAACTAATGAAATAAATGAGGTCCTCTCCTGGAAGCTTGTGCCTGACAATTACCCACCAGGTGACCAGGCGCCTCCACCCTCTTACATTTACAGGGCGCAACATTTGCTGTGACTGTTTGTAAAACTTCCAGAAATTCTTGGAAAAATGTCCTTTACTGAGAAGAATCTGAAGGCTTTATTGAAGCACTTTGATCTCTTTGTGAGGTTTTTAGCAGAATACCACGATGACTTCTTCCCAGAGTCAGCTTATGTCGCTGCATCTGAGGTGCATTACAGCACCAGGAACTCCCTCCCAGGCAGTCTATAA